A portion of the Perognathus longimembris pacificus isolate PPM17 chromosome 20, ASM2315922v1, whole genome shotgun sequence genome contains these proteins:
- the Nr2f2 gene encoding COUP transcription factor 2 isoform X2: MQAVWDLEQGKYGFAVQRGRMPPTQPTHGQFALTNGDPLNCHSYLSGYISLLLRAEPYPTSRFGSQCMQPNNIMGIENICELAARMLFSAVEWARNIPFFPDLQITDQVALLRLTWSELFVLNAAQCSMPLHVAPLLAAAGLHASPMSADRVVAFMDHIRIFQEQVEKLKALHVDSAEYSCLKAIVLFTSDACGLSDVAHVESLQEKSQCALEEYVRSQYPNQPTRFGKLLLRLPSLRTVSSSVIEQLFFVRLVGKTPIETLIRDMLLSGSSFNWPYMAIQ, from the exons ATGCAAGCGGTTTGGGACCTTGAACAAGGCAAATATGGTTTTG CGGTGCAGAGGGGCAGGATGCCACCCACCCAGCCGACCCACGGGCAGTTCGCGCTGACCAACGGGGACCCCCTCAACTGCCACTCGTACCTGTCCGGATATATTTCCCTGCTGCTTCGAGCCGAGCCCTACCCCACGTCCCGCTTCGGCAGCCAATGCATGCAACCCAACAACATCATGGGCATCGAGAACATTTGCGAACTGGCCGCAAGGATGCTGTTCAGCGCCGTCGAGTGGGCCCGGAACATCCCTTTCTTCCCTGACCTGCAGATCACGGACCAGGTGGCCCTGCTTCGCCTCACCTGGAGCGAGCTGTTCGTGTTGAATGCGGCCCAATGCTCCATGCCCCTCCATGTCGCCCCGCTCCTGGCCGCTGCTGGCCTGCATGCTTCGCCCATGTCAGCCGACCGAGTGGTCGCCTTTATGGACCACATACGTATCTTCCAAGAGCAAGTGGAGAAGCTCAAGGCGCTGCACGTCGACTCGGCTGAGTACAGCTGCCTCAAGGCTATAGTCCTCTTCACCTCAG ATGCCTGTGGTCTGTCTGATGTAGCCCACGTGGAAAGCTTGCAGGAAAAGTCCCAGTGTGCTTTGGAAGAATACGTTAGGAGCCAGTACCCCAACCAGCCAACGCGATTCGGGAAGCTTTTGCTTCGCCTCCCTTCCCTTCGCACGGTCTCTTCCTCAGTCATAGAGCAATTGTTTTTCGTCCGTTTGGTAGGTAAAACCCCCATCGAAACCCTCATCCGGGATATGTTACTTTCCGGCAGCAGTTTTAACTGGCCATATATGgcaattcaataa
- the Nr2f2 gene encoding COUP transcription factor 2 isoform X1, with protein MAMVVSTWRDPQDEVPGSQGSQASQAPPVPGPPPGAPHTPQTPGQGGPASTPAQTAAGGQGGPGGPGGDKQQQQQHIECVVCGDKSSGKHYGQFTCEGCKSFFKRSVRRNLSYTCRANRNCPIDQHHRNQCQYCRLKKCLKVGMRREAVQRGRMPPTQPTHGQFALTNGDPLNCHSYLSGYISLLLRAEPYPTSRFGSQCMQPNNIMGIENICELAARMLFSAVEWARNIPFFPDLQITDQVALLRLTWSELFVLNAAQCSMPLHVAPLLAAAGLHASPMSADRVVAFMDHIRIFQEQVEKLKALHVDSAEYSCLKAIVLFTSDACGLSDVAHVESLQEKSQCALEEYVRSQYPNQPTRFGKLLLRLPSLRTVSSSVIEQLFFVRLVGKTPIETLIRDMLLSGSSFNWPYMAIQ; from the exons ATGGCAATGGTAGTCAGCACGTGGCGCGACCCCCAGGACGAGGTGCCCGGCTCTCAGGGCAGCCAGGCCTCGCAGGCACCACCCGTGCCCGGCCCACCGCCTGGTGCCCCGCACACGCCACAAACGCCGGGCCAAGGGGGCCCGGCCAGCACGCCTGCCCAGACAGCGGCTGGCGGCCAGGGCGGCCCTGGCGGCCCGGGAGGTGacaagcaacagcagcagcaacacatCGAGTGCGTGGTGTGCGGGGACAAGTCGAGCGGGAAGCACTACGGGCAGTTCACGTGCGAGGGTTGTAAGAGCTTCTTCAAGCGCAGCGTGCGGAGGAACCTGAGCTACACGTGCCGCGCCAACCGGAACTGTCCCATCGACCAGCACCACCGCAACCAGTGCCAGTACTGCCGCCTCAAAAAGTGCCTCAAAGTGGGCATGAGACGGGAAG CGGTGCAGAGGGGCAGGATGCCACCCACCCAGCCGACCCACGGGCAGTTCGCGCTGACCAACGGGGACCCCCTCAACTGCCACTCGTACCTGTCCGGATATATTTCCCTGCTGCTTCGAGCCGAGCCCTACCCCACGTCCCGCTTCGGCAGCCAATGCATGCAACCCAACAACATCATGGGCATCGAGAACATTTGCGAACTGGCCGCAAGGATGCTGTTCAGCGCCGTCGAGTGGGCCCGGAACATCCCTTTCTTCCCTGACCTGCAGATCACGGACCAGGTGGCCCTGCTTCGCCTCACCTGGAGCGAGCTGTTCGTGTTGAATGCGGCCCAATGCTCCATGCCCCTCCATGTCGCCCCGCTCCTGGCCGCTGCTGGCCTGCATGCTTCGCCCATGTCAGCCGACCGAGTGGTCGCCTTTATGGACCACATACGTATCTTCCAAGAGCAAGTGGAGAAGCTCAAGGCGCTGCACGTCGACTCGGCTGAGTACAGCTGCCTCAAGGCTATAGTCCTCTTCACCTCAG ATGCCTGTGGTCTGTCTGATGTAGCCCACGTGGAAAGCTTGCAGGAAAAGTCCCAGTGTGCTTTGGAAGAATACGTTAGGAGCCAGTACCCCAACCAGCCAACGCGATTCGGGAAGCTTTTGCTTCGCCTCCCTTCCCTTCGCACGGTCTCTTCCTCAGTCATAGAGCAATTGTTTTTCGTCCGTTTGGTAGGTAAAACCCCCATCGAAACCCTCATCCGGGATATGTTACTTTCCGGCAGCAGTTTTAACTGGCCATATATGgcaattcaataa